TGTTATTGGCCCATATTCGCCAAGACCAGGACCTACATTGTTGTAGGTTGTAGCAACTGCCTCAAAGGCTGATTCGAAATTTCCTATATCTATACTTACTATAAATAAAAATATGATAAAGAGCATTATATATATTACCAAGTATTTATTTACAGAATCCTCAACTTCCTTATCAATTTTTTTATTATCCATTTTATTAACTGTGATTCTTTTTGGGTTTACAACTCGTCTTATATTGTTTATTGTAGATTTTACAAGGATCAAAACTCTTGATACCTTTATGCCTCCTGCAGTCGACCCAGCACAGCCTCCTATAAACATCAATAAGATTAGGATAATCCTAGAAAATAAAGGCCAAGCTCCAAAATCTGCTGAGACAAAACCTGTCGTTGTTATAATCGAGGAGACAGCAAAGAGTGATTGAACACCCGTATAGGCAAGGCTATCATACATTCCCCTTATATTAATAAAGATCAAAAGGCTTGATATGCCTATGATCCCCAGATACCAGTAGAGCTCTTCTGATTTAAACTCTTCCCTAACAGATTTTATTATTGCAAAATAATATAAATTGAAATTTATACCAAACATTATCATGGCTATGGATAGGACCATTTCTATATACCTGGAATCATAATATCCGATAGATAGTCCCTTGTTGCCAAAGCCACCTGTACCTGCTGTACCCATGGCGTAGATGAGCGAATCAAATAAACTCATCCCTCCTGCCATTAGGAATATAGTTGTTATTGCTGTCATAAGCAAATAGATAATATATAAAACCCTAGCGGTTTGG
This window of the Anaerococcus mediterraneensis genome carries:
- a CDS encoding TrkH family potassium uptake protein, with the translated sequence MNLKIINHTLGRLLQVLAALMAIPLLIGFLYRESTLDKINFLIPIIICLIGGAILVKLGDEDGHIYTKEAMFITAFCWVLFSVIGAIPLFLTPSNYPTMIDAIFEMASGFTTCGASVAVDVELLPHSIIFWRSLSHLIGGMGILVFTLAILPKANTESSSLLRQEMPGPSFGKITPRLGQTARVLYIIYLLMTAITTIFLMAGGMSLFDSLIYAMGTAGTGGFGNKGLSIGYYDSRYIEMVLSIAMIMFGINFNLYYFAIIKSVREEFKSEELYWYLGIIGISSLLIFINIRGMYDSLAYTGVQSLFAVSSIITTTGFVSADFGAWPLFSRIILILLMFIGGCAGSTAGGIKVSRVLILVKSTINNIRRVVNPKRITVNKMDNKKIDKEVEDSVNKYLVIYIMLFIIFLFIVSIDIGNFESAFEAVATTYNNVGPGLGEYGPITSFAKLSGLSKVTLTIAMLFGRLEIYPMLLLFVPHTYRNISNK